The sequence below is a genomic window from Pirellulales bacterium.
GATCAGGAGCCGCCCAAGATCACGACCGACAACGAAGGACGCGGCCAGTTTTCGTTTCCTGTCTTACTTGATTCGGACAAAACATTTCCGCCGATGGCGTTCACCTGCAGCGTAGCCCATCCCGACTACGCCGGCTCGACCTACAACGACGTGCCAGTCGAGAACGACGCCTATAAGGGAGAATCGACGATCGAAGTGCGTCAGGGGGCTGCGATCGAGATCACGCCGTTTGCCGATCACGTGAACATTAATCCGGCGCAGGTTTACGCCGTATGGAGCGCGTCGGCGCCCGATCAAGAGCGTAACAAGGTCAACGAGCGCGGGGCGATCCAGTTGCCCCACCTGCCGGCCGGCAAGGAATTGCTGCAGATCGTCTATCTGCCCGACGACGGGGGCGTGATGTACAGCGACGTGAAAAAAATCGAGCTCCACGACGGCGACCATCATCAACTACGCTTCGAACTCAAGCCGGCCGTGCGCGTTGAAGGGCGGCTCGAAGGGCCCGTCGAACGTCCCATGAAGGAGGGTCGCGCGATCGGCGAGGTCATTCTGTGGGACGAGGAAGTCCAGGGGACGCTGCAATGGCGCGCCGCGGCGACGATGCGGATCGATGGCAGCTTTGTGTTCGAGTCCTTACCGCGCGGCGATCTGCAAGTGATCGCGGTCTGCCCTGGTGCGATGGCCGACGACGGCGAGACGCCAGCCTTCGCTCGGGACCACGAGAAGCAGCAAGGAGCGTCGTTTTTCTGTCGGCCGCAGGTCTTCAAGCTACAAGAAGAGACGACGCGGGTTGTGGTAAAGATGGTCAAAACGGCCGATTGCCTGGTACACGTCGTGGGACCGGACAATGCCGCGGTCGCAGGCGCCAAATGCGGCTTCTGGCCGAATGTTGGCTGGTGGCGCGGCGGAAGCCAGGTCTATGGCCGGCCGTTCTACAGCACAATCGACCTGCTGAAGGATCCGAGCTTGCGTGAACTCTTCCGGCGTCCTGATTATGCCTATTCGGCCGAGACCGACGCCGAGGGACAAGCGCTCATCAAGAATCTGCCCGCGAAGGCCAACCAACTTGGCGTGTATCACGACACGCTACAAATGCCGGGCAATGATCCGCATCCCAGCCAGCTCGTCTCCTTGGCAGCCGGGCAACAAGTAGAAGTCTCGGTGAAGCTGCAAGCGAAGAAATAGATCGGGGCGAGAATTCCGCGACGCAGCGAACCCCACAATCCAAAATGACCCCAGTTTGACGCGCGCCCTTCAGCGAACCAGAATACGGGTTCGTTGGTGGCCTTCCTTTCTGACGCGAACAATATCGCCCCTGGGCTCGGTGGCGTGCGCGGCGGGCGGCGCACCCCCATCACACGGTCGAATTTGATTCTTCTCTGCCGGAGGTTGCCATGCGTTTGAGAGTTTTGTCGGGTGATTGGTGTTCTCGGGTCGCGGCACTTTCGGTCGCGATCGTCATGGCGACGAGCGGTGCAGCACAGTCCGAAACGGTCACCGTCTATCGCGATGACTGGGGCGTACCGCACATTTATGCTGAGACATTGCCCGGCGCGGCCTTCGCGGCCGGTTACGCACAGGCCGAGGATCGCCTCGAACAACTTTTGCAGAACTATCGTCTCGCCGCCGGTACGCTGGCCGAGATCGCAGGCCCTGCGCTGATCGATCAGGACTATCGTTCGCGCGTCTGGCAGCACGAGGAAATCGCCCGCGAGCATTACAACCAAATGGATCCGAAGCTGAAAGCCGCTTCCGCCGGCTTTATTAAAGGTATCCAAAAGTATATGGACGAGCATCCGGACGAGGTGCCCAAGTGGGCGCAAAAGCTGGAACCGCATTTCCCGGTCATGCTCAGCCGATTCATTATTTGGAACTGGCCCGAGGGACAGGCACAGGATGACCTCGAGCGGGCCGGTATCAAGCCCTCGGCGCAGCCTTACCTGGGTTCGAACGAATGGGTGATCGCGGCCGATCGCAGCGCGAATGGCAAGGTGATCGCACTGATCGACCCGCACTTGAGCTGGTATGGCCCCTTCCGCTTTTACGAGCAGCGGATGTACGCCAGCGGCGAGGATTTTGCGCTGTCAGGCGCGGCGATCCTGGGGCTGCCAATGCCGGGCTTGGGGCACACGCAGTATGCGTCGGTCGCCATGACCACCGGCGGGCCCGACACGGCCGACGTCTATGAAGAGACCATCGACCCGGCCAATCCGCTGCGCTACGAAGTGGATGGCAAATGGCGAGAAATGACGACGCGCAAAATTACGCTTCGCGTGCGCGAAGGCGAGAAAGTGACCGAGAAGAGCTTTCAGGTCGATTCGACGCATCACGGCCCGGTCGTGGCACGCAAAGACGGCAAGGCATACACGATGGCCCTGGCGTATATCGATCGCGCAGGCTTGATGGAAGAGTTGTACAAGGTTCACACGGCCCGCAGCCTGGACGCGATAAAAGCGGCGCTAACCACCTGCGAGCTAATGCCGCAGAACATCATGATCGGCACCGTGGACGGCGACACATTCTATGTGCATGACGGGCGAGTGCCGGTCCGCAATCACGGCCTACCGACGAACAAGCCCGTGCCGGGCAATGTCTCGAAGAACGACTTCGCGGGCATTCACCCCTTCGAGGATTTGGCACAGGTCACGAATCCCAAGGACGGGTACATGCAAAACTGCAACGTCGCGCCAGTGCATATGATGCGGCACAGCCCGATGACCAAGGAAAGTGCCAAGCGGCCGTATTTGTATTATGACGATGGACGCGGCAATCATCAGCGCGCCGAGATGGTGACCGAGATTCTGCATACCGACAATTCCGTCACGCTCGACGAGGCGATCGACCTGGCCTTCTGCACTCAGATTCTCGGCGCCGAGAAATGGCAAGAGCGTCTGGCCCAGGCGTGGAAGTCGGCCAAGGACGCCGCAAAGACGCCCGATGTCAGCGCCGCTTTCGCCGCGATCCAAGGTTGGGACCGTCGTGCCGATCCGGGCAGCAACGGGGCCCTGGCCTATTACGCCTTCAAGATGGCGCTGGGCGGCAAGTTGGCCGAGGCGATCAGCGTGCCGGCAGATTTGAAGGATGAAGATATCCTGGCGGCGCTCACGAAGGGAACCGATTGGATGCGCAGCAAAGCCGGCGGCGTCAGCGCTCGTTACGGCGATGTGTTTCGAGTCGCCCGCAAAGACGGCAAGCAAAGCTGGCCCGTCGGCGGTGGCAGCGTGAAGGAGGCCGGCATGGCCACCCCGCGCGCGATCTCGTTCGACGCGGTCGGCGATCAAAAGATCGGCCACGGCGGCCAGACCTCGACGCAAATCGTGGTGCTCTCGAAGCCGCCACGCTCGTACATGGTGCTACCTCTGGGCGAGAGCGATCATCCCGCGACGGGGCACTGGGACGACCAGGCGGCGAAGTTGTTTAGCGAAGGGAAGGCCAAGGATACCTACTTCATGGACCGAGAAGGGCTCGCGCCGCATGTCACGAGCACCAAAAAGCTGGAATACAACTAACGATGGCGGGAGAACGCGTATGAAGCGGTGGTTAATCTGCCTTTGCAGCGTCGCGATTCTTGCAACTTCGTTCTTCACGCCGGCCACTGCGGCCGACAATAAAGCCGTGAATAGTGACGCCAAGCCGCTGCGCTACAAGGTGCATATTGGACAGGAGTTGATCTACACCGGCGAGAGCGATTTTCAGCACGACGACGGCAGCATCAAAACCAAGATCAACTGGAAGCTGCTCCCCGTGCGGCAGAATCCGGACGGCGGCTGCCGAATGTTGATACGGCAAGGAACGTCGCGCGGGCGAACCAAGAAGGGCGAGGCCGAGGTCACCTACAGCCCCGAGAAGGTATCAATGGCCTGGTGCGACCTGGCGCCCGACGGCTGCATCGCGGACAATCCGACTCTCGATTTCACGCTCGATGTACGCGCTGTTTTGCCCCAATTGCCCAAGGCGGGGCAGACTTCCTGGCAATGCGACAACAGCCTGACCACGGTTCACGACGATTACAAGCTGCTCGAGTCAAACGCTGCGGATGCGGATCACATCCGGTTCGAGGATGTTTCCAAGACCCCGACGGACGAGATTTATCTCAGCTCGAAGAAGTCGACCTTCTCGTTCGACGTGAAGCGGGGGCTAGTCGATCAGGCGGACGCCGAAACCGCACAAGGGTATGGCGTCGAGGGGCGCGGTACGACCCGGCTGTCGCTCAGTGAAGTCGCGCAAGTCGATCCGAACATCGCCACGTTCGTGGCCGTCGAAATGACCGATTACTTCGCCGTCAAACAGGAATACGAAGAGCTGCTGAGCGAAGCTGAAAAAGATGCTACGCGATCGAGTGATCTGTCGACCCGGGCGAAAGCGATCCTCGAGGACTTGCGCGCCACGGTTCAATCCGAGATCTTTCAATCGCAGCTTGACGCCGACCTGAAGCGGCATGACACAGTCGCCAAGCACGCACTCGAGCAGGCGCAACGCTTCGCCGCGGTCGTGGGTCAGCCATCGCCGACATGGCAGACGACTGACCTGGCGGGCAACACCCGCTCGATCGAAGATTGCCGCGGCAAGGTCGTGGTGCTCGATTTCTGGTATCGCGGGTGCGGCTGGTGCATCCGTGCCATGCCGCAGATCAAGCAGTTGGCCGCGCACTGTCAGGGGCAGCCGGTCGAGGTGTTTGGCATGAACACCGATGACGACCAGGCCGATGCCCGTTTCGTGGTCGAGAAGCTGGCGCTCTCCTACCCGACGTTAAAGGCCGACGGCCTGGACGAGAAATACGGCGTGCGCGGCTTTCCAACGCTCTTGATCATCGATCAGGCGGGCACCGTGCGCGAGGTCCACGTCGGGTATTCGCCCACGCTGGGGAAAAGCGTGACGGCCTCGATCGACAAGCTGCTGGCCGAAACCGCGGCCGCAAAGTGAAGGTAATAGAGGGGCGAGGCCGCGGGGTTTCGCGTCCTCTGCCACGCCGGCGGCCACGATAAAACCCGGTTTCTGGCGGTGCCAGCAGAGCGTCCGGCGTCGGTTTTCGGCCAGTCCGCTATTTACATGAGTAGCATTGGTCGATAAGAATGTTTGTAAGCTAACTATTTTCCTTCGGGCGACGTGGGTCCGTTCCACCGGACTGGCAAAGCCCAAGGCTTTTGACTGCCTTTTTCGTCAACCCTATCTGAGGTGATTCATGCGCGGCTCGTTGCAAGTGGCGGCTGTGGCGGTTGCCCTTGTGGCCTGCGGGCAGGTCTTGGCGGACCAGCCCTCGAATGTTCCGCCGATCGGCAAGAAGATCGACGGCTTTTCGTTGCCTGACATTCATGGCAACAATCGCACGCTCGCCGAGTTGCGCGGCGGCAAGGCCTTGGTCGTGGCGTTCGTCGGCGTTGAGTGTCCGCTCGTTAAGCAGTACGCGCCGCGGTTGGCGACGTTAGCTGCGGAATACGAAGCACAGGGCGTGAAGTTCGTCGCGATCGATTCGAACCTGCAGGATTCGCTGGCCGAAATCGCACACTTCGCCAAGATGCACGACCTGACGTTTCCCGTGCTGAAAGACATGAATAATCGCGTTGCCGATGCCTTCGGCGCCACGCGTACGCCGGAAGTATTCGTGCTCGACGCAGACGACGTGCTGCGATACGCGGGCCGGGTGGACGACCAGTTCGGCTTCAAGACCGGGGCCGGCTATGCCAAGCCACGCTTAGAGCGTCGCGACCTGGCCGTGTCGATCGACGAACTGTTGGCCGGCAAGCCCGTCAGCCAGCCACTGGTAAAGGCCGACGGTTGCATCATCGGTCGTGTGAAGCATGAACCGCACGGCGATGTCACCTATTCGAACCAGATCGCGCGAATTTTGCAGACGCGTTGCCTGGAATGCCATCGCGATGGCGAAGTCGCGCCGTTCGCCGTCGATTCGTACGACGAAGTGGTGGGCTGGGCCGAAATGATTCGCGAGGTGGTCAACGACGGACGCATGCCCCCTTGGTACGCCAATCCCGCGCACGGCAAGTATTCCAACGACGCACGGCTGACCGACGAAGAAAAGGGTCTGCTGGCCAGTTGGGTCGACAATGGTTGCCCGGAAGGGGACAAGTCGCAACTGCCGGCGCCGCGTGAATTCGCCAAGGGTTGGCGCATCGGCGAGCCCGACCAGGTGATCTTCGTCGACAGCGAACCGTACGCGGTGCCCGCCGAAGGGACCGTGGAATACAAGTACTTCACGGTCGACCCCGGTTGGACCGAGGACAAATGGGTGCAAGCCACTGAGTGCCGGCCAGGCAACTCGGCCGTGGTGCATCACATCATTTGCTTTATTCGCGCGCCGGGCAGCGTCGAAGGGATGATGGCCGGGCTGGGTGGATACGCACCGGGGAATCCCTCGGACGTGCATCCGGCAGGAACCGCCACGTTTGTGCCAGCCAATTCGAAACTGGTTTTCCAGATGCACTACACGCCCAACGGCGTCGCGACGACGGATCGCAGCTCGATCGGCATTAAGTTCGCCGACCCGCAGAGTGTGAAGAAGAAGGTACACGGCGACGCGATTGGCAACCTGTCGCTAAACATTCCGGCCGGCGATCCCAACTTCGAAGTCAAAGCCAAGCACAAGTTCCGCCGCGACATGTTGATCTTGAACATGACGCCGCACATGCATCTGCGTGGTAAGGATTTCCGGTACGTGCTGACGCATCCGGATGGACGCGAGCAGGTGCTGTTGGACGTGCCGAATTGGGACTTCAACTGGCAACTGCGTTACGAGTTGGCCGAGCCAGTGCTCGCTCCCAAGGGCTCGACATTGCATTGCGTCGCGCACTTCGACAACTCGACCGAGAACCTGGCGAATCCGGATCCGACGAAGGTCGTTCACTTCGGCGACCAGACGTGGGAAGAAATGATGTTCGGCTTCTACGCTTCGATCGATCCGAAAGAGGATCTAACCGTTAAGGTTGCAGGCGAAGCCGACAAGAACGAAGGCCCCCGCAGCGGTTCGACCCTCGAACGCGACGGAAACGCCGGCGGACGATAACGCCCAATGATCAATAATCACCGGCCGGAAGGGGCTTTTCCTCTACCGGCCGGTTTTTTTATGCGCCGAACGCCGGCCGCCCGAGGTGGACCGGCCCTGGACAGGCCTGGCGCTCGACCGGAAAATGCAGCCCAGACGTTCGCCCTGCGCGGGGCGAATGCCAGATCGAACCGATTCTTTCAGGGTTGCTTGCGATGATGCGTTGGACTTTTTGGGCCACGCTCGTGAGTGTGGTGGTTTTGCAAAACCACTTCACCCCGCCCGCTTGCGCGCAAGCTCCCCTGGTCACACGCGTGCTGGAACGCATTCCTCGCACCGCGCAGGAACTGGCCGAAGCGCACGACAAAAGCGACTTGATCTGCACGATGCTCGAAGAGGGGGTGCCGCTCGCGCAGCCGACGTTCAGCGAGCGGACGGTCGTGGACGTCGACGTGGTCCGCGGCGGAGTGCGCAGCCGCCAGCAGGCGCAGCTCAATTTCGGACGCTGGCCGGTGATCGATTACGGCACGTTGATGATCGACGAGGATCGCAAGCAGTTGCCGTTTTTCACAAGCGGCGTCATCCTCGACGTGATCGACAACACCTACATCAGCCTGCAAGCGCGCGTGCAGCGTGCCAGTCCGGACGGCGAGCCCTATTTGTATTACGTGCCCGCCGCCTGCGCCGGCGAATATGGCAAGCCGGCCACGGCGTCCGAATTCGCGGCGCTGCAGCAATCGGCCGTGAGTAACGTTCACGGCCTGGGCTTGTTCGTCAAGCCTGGACAACCGCGCAATCCGCAGGCGCTGCGAACGCTGGTGATCAGCATTAAGGGGAGCCGGATCATTCCCAATAAAGAGTTGGAAGTGATCGAAACCGTGCCGACGATGGAACTGCTGTTCGTGCGGATGCGGATCGCGCCCCCGGCGAAGGGGCAAGCACCGTCCGCGGCCGATGTGCGGGTACATGCCTTCGGCACGATCGACGGCTTGACGAAGCTGGTCAGCTTCGCGCCGTACACGGTTCCGAAAAACGTCAACGATTGCACGATTCGCAGCACCGTGCGGATCACCGAGTATGCGCTGGCCGGACAACTGCCGTCGGCCCGGGCCGCGCGCGAGGTGCGCGTGCAAACGGACAAAGAATTCGCGATCGCCGACCTGAACGCCTACGTGCGCC
It includes:
- a CDS encoding penicillin acylase family protein, with translation MRLRVLSGDWCSRVAALSVAIVMATSGAAQSETVTVYRDDWGVPHIYAETLPGAAFAAGYAQAEDRLEQLLQNYRLAAGTLAEIAGPALIDQDYRSRVWQHEEIAREHYNQMDPKLKAASAGFIKGIQKYMDEHPDEVPKWAQKLEPHFPVMLSRFIIWNWPEGQAQDDLERAGIKPSAQPYLGSNEWVIAADRSANGKVIALIDPHLSWYGPFRFYEQRMYASGEDFALSGAAILGLPMPGLGHTQYASVAMTTGGPDTADVYEETIDPANPLRYEVDGKWREMTTRKITLRVREGEKVTEKSFQVDSTHHGPVVARKDGKAYTMALAYIDRAGLMEELYKVHTARSLDAIKAALTTCELMPQNIMIGTVDGDTFYVHDGRVPVRNHGLPTNKPVPGNVSKNDFAGIHPFEDLAQVTNPKDGYMQNCNVAPVHMMRHSPMTKESAKRPYLYYDDGRGNHQRAEMVTEILHTDNSVTLDEAIDLAFCTQILGAEKWQERLAQAWKSAKDAAKTPDVSAAFAAIQGWDRRADPGSNGALAYYAFKMALGGKLAEAISVPADLKDEDILAALTKGTDWMRSKAGGVSARYGDVFRVARKDGKQSWPVGGGSVKEAGMATPRAISFDAVGDQKIGHGGQTSTQIVVLSKPPRSYMVLPLGESDHPATGHWDDQAAKLFSEGKAKDTYFMDREGLAPHVTSTKKLEYN
- a CDS encoding TlpA disulfide reductase family protein, producing MKRWLICLCSVAILATSFFTPATAADNKAVNSDAKPLRYKVHIGQELIYTGESDFQHDDGSIKTKINWKLLPVRQNPDGGCRMLIRQGTSRGRTKKGEAEVTYSPEKVSMAWCDLAPDGCIADNPTLDFTLDVRAVLPQLPKAGQTSWQCDNSLTTVHDDYKLLESNAADADHIRFEDVSKTPTDEIYLSSKKSTFSFDVKRGLVDQADAETAQGYGVEGRGTTRLSLSEVAQVDPNIATFVAVEMTDYFAVKQEYEELLSEAEKDATRSSDLSTRAKAILEDLRATVQSEIFQSQLDADLKRHDTVAKHALEQAQRFAAVVGQPSPTWQTTDLAGNTRSIEDCRGKVVVLDFWYRGCGWCIRAMPQIKQLAAHCQGQPVEVFGMNTDDDQADARFVVEKLALSYPTLKADGLDEKYGVRGFPTLLIIDQAGTVREVHVGYSPTLGKSVTASIDKLLAETAAAK
- a CDS encoding carboxypeptidase-like regulatory domain-containing protein, giving the protein MSARPTLVVVAVVTLFAAILRADEPAAEADKSGDQRTKRIRVVNQKGEPVGGATVIPWAVRSKRGHGMWRTGPNYDQEPPKITTDNEGRGQFSFPVLLDSDKTFPPMAFTCSVAHPDYAGSTYNDVPVENDAYKGESTIEVRQGAAIEITPFADHVNINPAQVYAVWSASAPDQERNKVNERGAIQLPHLPAGKELLQIVYLPDDGGVMYSDVKKIELHDGDHHQLRFELKPAVRVEGRLEGPVERPMKEGRAIGEVILWDEEVQGTLQWRAAATMRIDGSFVFESLPRGDLQVIAVCPGAMADDGETPAFARDHEKQQGASFFCRPQVFKLQEETTRVVVKMVKTADCLVHVVGPDNAAVAGAKCGFWPNVGWWRGGSQVYGRPFYSTIDLLKDPSLRELFRRPDYAYSAETDAEGQALIKNLPAKANQLGVYHDTLQMPGNDPHPSQLVSLAAGQQVEVSVKLQAKK
- a CDS encoding redoxin domain-containing protein, producing the protein MRGSLQVAAVAVALVACGQVLADQPSNVPPIGKKIDGFSLPDIHGNNRTLAELRGGKALVVAFVGVECPLVKQYAPRLATLAAEYEAQGVKFVAIDSNLQDSLAEIAHFAKMHDLTFPVLKDMNNRVADAFGATRTPEVFVLDADDVLRYAGRVDDQFGFKTGAGYAKPRLERRDLAVSIDELLAGKPVSQPLVKADGCIIGRVKHEPHGDVTYSNQIARILQTRCLECHRDGEVAPFAVDSYDEVVGWAEMIREVVNDGRMPPWYANPAHGKYSNDARLTDEEKGLLASWVDNGCPEGDKSQLPAPREFAKGWRIGEPDQVIFVDSEPYAVPAEGTVEYKYFTVDPGWTEDKWVQATECRPGNSAVVHHIICFIRAPGSVEGMMAGLGGYAPGNPSDVHPAGTATFVPANSKLVFQMHYTPNGVATTDRSSIGIKFADPQSVKKKVHGDAIGNLSLNIPAGDPNFEVKAKHKFRRDMLILNMTPHMHLRGKDFRYVLTHPDGREQVLLDVPNWDFNWQLRYELAEPVLAPKGSTLHCVAHFDNSTENLANPDPTKVVHFGDQTWEEMMFGFYASIDPKEDLTVKVAGEADKNEGPRSGSTLERDGNAGGR